A single genomic interval of Bradyrhizobium sp. sBnM-33 harbors:
- a CDS encoding SGNH/GDSL hydrolase family protein, protein MPFDERSKYQVVADLRAEGRRAYPTVHVGDLLNDPPSMSALRGVVPLGGVTRVLSVLCNETGTYTLFNSDRYGFKNDDAAYDRPVDTLVVGDSYAQGFCVPPEDDVAAQLRAHGQSAVSVGSGGNGALLALASLMEYGSLLRPKTVLWLYFNGNDLSDLAFERDNPVLRGYLEGRTQNLAARTAELDALLTSFIDAKEVEWQQRLKEPVPIADRIRGFLTASRLRRFLRLDRDSWNPNKKPEAQLALFEQVLREARSVASGWNGRIVFVYLPEWEHYAKAPSPNRQPVLEIARRLGFPTVDFARVLDESDDPLSYFPFRIKNHYTPEGYRRLAGEIAKQYETLGR, encoded by the coding sequence GTGCCGTTCGACGAACGCAGCAAGTACCAAGTAGTGGCGGACCTCCGCGCCGAAGGTCGTCGTGCCTACCCGACGGTCCATGTCGGCGACTTGCTGAATGATCCGCCTTCGATGAGCGCATTGCGCGGCGTGGTCCCGCTCGGCGGTGTCACTCGCGTGCTCAGCGTCTTATGCAACGAGACCGGGACATACACGCTCTTCAACAGCGATCGTTACGGTTTCAAGAACGACGACGCGGCGTACGACAGGCCGGTCGACACTCTCGTCGTCGGCGACTCGTACGCACAGGGCTTCTGCGTGCCACCGGAGGACGACGTCGCGGCGCAATTGCGGGCGCACGGGCAAAGTGCCGTTTCGGTCGGCTCGGGCGGGAACGGGGCGCTCCTCGCCCTGGCGAGCCTCATGGAGTATGGATCGCTCCTCCGGCCGAAGACCGTGCTATGGCTTTACTTCAACGGCAACGACCTGTCCGACCTCGCGTTCGAACGCGACAACCCGGTGCTGCGCGGATATCTTGAGGGACGCACCCAGAACCTCGCGGCGCGAACGGCCGAGCTCGACGCGCTGCTCACATCGTTCATCGATGCGAAGGAGGTCGAATGGCAGCAACGGCTAAAGGAACCCGTGCCGATCGCTGACAGAATCCGAGGATTCCTCACCGCCAGCAGGCTTCGCCGCTTTCTCCGTCTCGACCGCGACAGCTGGAATCCGAACAAGAAGCCCGAGGCTCAACTCGCGCTCTTCGAGCAGGTGCTGCGGGAGGCGCGCTCAGTCGCTTCCGGATGGAACGGCCGCATCGTCTTCGTCTACCTGCCCGAATGGGAGCACTACGCCAAGGCACCCTCCCCCAATCGCCAGCCGGTGCTCGAAATCGCGCGGCGGCTGGGTTTCCCGACCGTGGATTTCGCCCGCGTGCTCGACGAATCCGACGATCCGCTGAGCTACTTCCCGTTCCGGATCAAGAACCACTACACCCCGGAGGGATATCGGCGCTTGGCCGGCGAGATTGCGAAGCAATATGAGACACTAGGCCGATGA
- a CDS encoding DUF5989 family protein, producing MDFLKELWRFMRVRKKFWLLPILTMMVVFGGLVVLTKGSAIAPFIYTLF from the coding sequence ATGGATTTTTTGAAAGAACTTTGGCGCTTCATGCGTGTGCGCAAGAAATTCTGGCTGCTGCCGATCCTGACCATGATGGTGGTGTTCGGCGGCCTCGTTGTGCTGACCAAGGGCTCGGCAATCGCGCCGTTCATCTACACGCTGTTCTGA
- a CDS encoding carbamoyltransferase, whose translation MRILGISAFYHDSAAALIEDGRIVAAAQEERFTRKKHDPSFPHNAIASCLAQAGTTMDALDHVVFYDKPFLKFERLLETYVALAPRGFSSFKMSIPLWLKEKLFQKSLLADELKKFAPEFDRTKLLFCEHHLSHAASAFYPSPFENAAVLTMDGVGEWATTSAATGDGSKLEIFQEIHFPHSLGLLYSAATYYAGFKVNSGEYKVMGLAPYGEPKYANLILDHLIDLKADGSFRLDLSYFDYCTGFTMTNERFAKLFGQPVRKPDQLLTPFHMDVAASIQAVLDEAVLRLTRSLAKQTRSRNLCLAGGVALNCVANGKVLRDGHFENIWIQPAAGDAGGAVGAALSAYHGFVGKPRKTNGADGMAGAYLGPQYSQAEIERRLTAARAKFSVLGEAAMIDAAAQALADQKAVGWFQGRMEFGPRSLGARSILGDARSPAMQKNLNLKVKYRESFRPFAPAVLREDVADWFDLKSDSPYMLIVADVKDSKRRQMSTEEQALFGIDKLNVSRSEIPAVTHVDYSARIQTVHRNTNPLFHRLLSRFKELTGCPVLVNTSFNVRGEPIVCTPEDAFRCFMGNELDVLVIGECVLEKREQDPALKQDYSQAFEAD comes from the coding sequence ATGCGCATCCTCGGAATCTCCGCCTTCTATCACGACAGCGCCGCGGCGCTGATCGAGGACGGCCGCATCGTCGCCGCCGCGCAGGAGGAGCGCTTCACCCGCAAGAAGCACGACCCTTCCTTCCCGCACAACGCCATCGCCTCATGTCTTGCGCAAGCCGGAACCACGATGGACGCGCTCGACCATGTCGTGTTCTACGACAAGCCGTTCCTGAAATTCGAGCGCCTGCTGGAGACCTATGTCGCGCTGGCGCCGCGCGGCTTTTCCTCCTTCAAGATGTCGATCCCGCTTTGGCTGAAGGAAAAGCTGTTTCAGAAGAGCCTGCTCGCGGACGAATTGAAGAAATTCGCGCCGGAATTCGATCGCACGAAACTGCTGTTCTGCGAGCACCATCTGAGCCACGCCGCCTCCGCCTTCTATCCCTCGCCGTTCGAGAACGCCGCCGTGCTCACCATGGATGGCGTCGGCGAATGGGCGACGACGTCGGCGGCGACCGGCGACGGCAGCAAGCTGGAGATCTTCCAGGAGATCCATTTCCCGCATTCGCTGGGTTTGTTGTATTCGGCGGCGACCTATTACGCTGGCTTCAAGGTTAACTCCGGCGAATACAAGGTGATGGGACTCGCGCCCTATGGCGAGCCGAAATACGCAAATCTCATCCTCGATCATTTGATCGATCTGAAGGCGGACGGCTCGTTTCGTCTCGATCTCTCCTATTTCGACTATTGCACCGGCTTCACCATGACCAACGAACGCTTCGCAAAGCTGTTCGGCCAGCCGGTTCGTAAGCCGGATCAATTGCTGACGCCGTTCCACATGGATGTCGCAGCCTCGATCCAGGCGGTGCTAGACGAGGCCGTGCTGCGGCTGACGCGCAGCCTCGCCAAACAAACCCGATCGCGCAACCTTTGCCTCGCCGGCGGCGTGGCGCTGAACTGCGTCGCCAACGGCAAAGTGCTGCGCGACGGCCATTTCGAAAATATCTGGATTCAGCCGGCCGCAGGCGATGCCGGCGGCGCGGTGGGCGCGGCGCTTTCGGCCTATCACGGCTTTGTCGGAAAGCCGCGCAAGACGAATGGCGCCGATGGCATGGCCGGCGCCTATCTTGGCCCGCAATATTCGCAGGCCGAGATCGAGCGGCGGCTGACCGCAGCACGGGCGAAATTTTCAGTGCTCGGCGAGGCCGCGATGATCGATGCCGCCGCGCAAGCGCTCGCAGATCAAAAAGCCGTCGGCTGGTTCCAGGGCCGCATGGAGTTCGGCCCGCGCTCGCTCGGCGCGCGCTCGATCCTCGGCGATGCTCGCTCGCCCGCTATGCAGAAGAACCTCAATCTCAAGGTCAAGTACCGCGAGAGTTTTCGTCCCTTCGCGCCCGCGGTGCTGCGCGAGGATGTCGCCGACTGGTTCGACCTGAAATCCGACAGCCCTTATATGCTCATTGTTGCTGACGTGAAGGACAGCAAGCGCCGCCAGATGAGCACGGAGGAGCAGGCGCTGTTCGGCATCGACAAGCTGAACGTGTCGCGCTCGGAAATCCCCGCGGTGACACATGTCGATTATTCCGCGCGCATCCAGACCGTGCACCGCAACACCAATCCGCTGTTTCACCGCCTGCTGAGCCGCTTCAAGGAACTCACGGGATGCCCCGTGTTGGTCAACACCAGCTTCAACGTGCGCGGCGAGCCGATCGTCTGCACGCCGGAAGACGCCTTCCGCTGCTTCATGGGCAACGAGCTCGACGTGCTCGTCATAGGCGAATGCGTGCTCGAGAAGAGGGAGCAAGACCCTGCGTTGAAGCAGGACTACAGCCAGGCGTTTGAAGCGGATTGA
- a CDS encoding DUF5681 domain-containing protein, with protein MKKQNQQRGLRPWKPGQSGNPAGRPIGARQKISEQLLADLAVVWEQQGESVLRRLALEDPCKLATIAYGLLPRDVFISIEQRAPGNLEPDESAILRRVIDLIQVNAKGAELGPVLETIENALRADQAKMIEQLVANPVANEAQ; from the coding sequence GTGAAGAAACAGAACCAACAGCGCGGACTAAGACCCTGGAAGCCGGGACAATCGGGAAACCCCGCTGGAAGGCCAATAGGGGCCCGTCAAAAGATTTCGGAACAGCTCCTGGCTGATCTCGCGGTTGTTTGGGAGCAGCAAGGGGAGTCCGTTCTGCGGCGCCTAGCTCTCGAAGATCCCTGCAAGCTGGCGACGATCGCATACGGGCTGTTGCCGCGTGACGTGTTCATCAGCATCGAGCAACGAGCGCCGGGCAATCTGGAGCCTGATGAGTCGGCGATCCTGCGGCGAGTGATTGACCTGATCCAGGTGAATGCCAAGGGCGCCGAGCTGGGGCCTGTGCTGGAGACGATCGAGAATGCGCTGAGGGCCGACCAAGCCAAAATGATCGAGCAATTGGTAGCAAATCCGGTAGCAAACGAGGCTCAGTGA
- a CDS encoding AAA family ATPase, producing the protein MPGYRLVTFDEIEVDPPAKKWLIKGILARGETSAWIAPPGAMKSALLAEATICVGAGLDWHGYRNKGAAGVVYFAIERADLVKRRLRAHRQRLGLAGTPICVSSDTIDLTHPEAFKKVIDTIRTAKTILGADIGLVIIDTFAKLIAAAGGDENSAKDQGAVFANVQRVKNITGVHVALIGHTGKDESRGARGSNALLGDVDVMVTIGGEEIKTVTVTKANDAPEGQLFSFKSEVHDFGVDDDGDPITVNIVSSEEVSPQAGKRAGGWSKGQRLVRDCLNEALMDAGTDYQIPGGPIVRAVAVKAVRALHNTRYVSNGDGDRNEAERKAWSRNFKTAREAGLIGGEAKGGQEWIWIIP; encoded by the coding sequence ATGCCCGGCTATCGGCTGGTCACGTTCGATGAAATAGAGGTGGATCCGCCGGCAAAGAAGTGGCTGATAAAGGGCATCTTAGCGCGCGGTGAGACTTCTGCCTGGATTGCCCCGCCTGGAGCGATGAAGTCCGCCCTGCTGGCTGAGGCGACGATCTGTGTCGGCGCCGGTCTCGACTGGCACGGCTACAGGAACAAGGGCGCTGCAGGCGTCGTCTACTTCGCGATAGAGCGGGCAGACCTCGTTAAGCGTCGCCTGCGGGCTCACCGGCAACGGCTTGGCTTGGCAGGTACACCGATCTGTGTTTCCAGCGACACTATCGACCTGACGCACCCGGAAGCCTTCAAGAAAGTGATCGACACGATCAGAACCGCAAAGACGATCCTGGGCGCCGATATCGGGCTGGTTATCATTGACACGTTTGCCAAGCTGATTGCCGCGGCCGGCGGGGACGAGAACAGCGCCAAGGATCAGGGCGCGGTATTCGCCAACGTGCAGCGGGTGAAAAACATCACGGGTGTGCATGTCGCGCTGATCGGCCACACCGGAAAGGACGAGAGCAGGGGCGCCAGAGGATCGAACGCGCTCCTGGGCGACGTCGACGTGATGGTGACGATCGGCGGCGAGGAAATCAAAACCGTTACCGTGACCAAAGCCAATGATGCACCCGAAGGCCAGCTCTTCTCGTTCAAGTCGGAAGTGCATGACTTTGGAGTGGACGATGATGGCGACCCGATCACGGTCAACATTGTCAGCAGCGAGGAAGTTTCGCCACAAGCGGGCAAGAGGGCTGGGGGGTGGTCGAAGGGACAAAGGCTTGTCCGGGACTGTCTCAACGAAGCGTTGATGGACGCGGGCACTGATTACCAGATTCCCGGCGGCCCCATTGTTCGCGCAGTGGCCGTCAAGGCAGTCCGAGCCCTGCACAACACCCGTTATGTCAGCAATGGCGACGGCGACCGCAACGAAGCCGAGCGGAAAGCATGGTCGCGCAACTTCAAGACCGCCAGAGAGGCCGGCCTAATCGGCGGAGAAGCCAAGGGAGGCCAAGAGTGGATATGGATCATTCCCTGA
- a CDS encoding DNA-binding protein — MKKTISVPEAGREYFGLGRNASYAAAERGDIPTIRIGKLLRVPVKAMEERLEVKRETA; from the coding sequence ATGAAGAAAACGATTTCAGTCCCTGAAGCCGGGCGGGAATACTTCGGCCTTGGCCGGAACGCGTCTTATGCCGCAGCGGAGCGGGGGGACATCCCCACGATCCGGATCGGAAAGCTGTTGAGAGTGCCGGTCAAGGCGATGGAGGAGAGGCTTGAAGTGAAACGGGAGACCGCTTGA
- a CDS encoding tyrosine-type recombinase/integrase produces MKGHIRERSPGRWAIVLEVRDEATGKRKRRWHSFKGTKRQAQDECARLITELKNGNAIEPNKATVAQFLGRWLDHIKTQVTPKSHERYAGIVNQNLIPALGSHRLNKLKPIQISAAYTAALEAGRKDGKAGGLSPRTVGHMHRVLKQALGQAVKWKELTHNPADVVDPPKVEWKPVQTYDLSQTVDVIDAVRGTPLFIPTLLALLCGLRRGEICALRWGRVDLDAASISIVESLEQTKAGLRFKSPKSGKGRTVALSGSVVEELRAYRVRRAQELLRLGQRLADDDLVLGHADGSMMTPIYISQLWARKIAKTKLAKLRFHDLRHAHATHLLANGVHPKVASERLGHSKVGITLDLYSHVIPGMQEDAAAMVDRALSAARDKSKR; encoded by the coding sequence ATGAAGGGCCATATCCGCGAACGCTCGCCCGGCCGTTGGGCAATTGTCCTCGAAGTTCGTGACGAGGCTACCGGCAAACGAAAGCGCCGCTGGCACTCATTCAAGGGCACCAAGCGGCAAGCTCAAGACGAATGTGCCCGGCTCATCACCGAGCTTAAGAACGGCAACGCCATCGAGCCCAACAAGGCGACCGTGGCGCAGTTCCTTGGGCGCTGGCTCGATCATATCAAGACGCAGGTCACGCCGAAGTCTCACGAGCGGTATGCCGGCATCGTCAACCAGAACCTGATCCCTGCCCTCGGCAGCCATCGGCTCAACAAGCTCAAGCCCATCCAGATCTCCGCCGCCTACACGGCAGCACTTGAGGCCGGCCGAAAGGACGGCAAGGCCGGCGGCCTCTCGCCTCGTACCGTCGGGCATATGCACCGCGTGTTGAAGCAGGCGCTCGGGCAGGCCGTGAAGTGGAAAGAGTTGACCCACAACCCCGCCGACGTCGTTGATCCTCCCAAGGTCGAGTGGAAGCCCGTTCAGACCTATGATCTCTCACAGACTGTCGACGTCATAGACGCGGTTCGCGGGACTCCGCTGTTTATCCCTACCCTGCTCGCCCTGCTCTGCGGCCTGCGGCGCGGCGAGATTTGCGCGCTTCGCTGGGGTCGTGTCGATCTCGACGCCGCCAGCATCTCGATTGTGGAAAGCCTGGAGCAGACCAAGGCCGGTTTGCGCTTCAAGTCGCCAAAGAGCGGTAAGGGGCGAACCGTTGCGCTGTCAGGCAGCGTGGTCGAGGAACTGCGCGCCTACCGCGTCAGACGCGCCCAGGAGCTTCTGCGACTCGGCCAGAGGCTTGCCGACGACGATCTGGTGCTCGGTCACGCGGACGGGTCGATGATGACGCCAATCTATATCTCGCAGCTCTGGGCGCGAAAGATCGCAAAGACCAAGCTTGCCAAGCTCCGGTTCCATGATCTCCGACACGCCCATGCCACCCACCTGCTCGCCAATGGCGTCCATCCCAAGGTCGCCAGCGAGCGGCTGGGGCATAGCAAAGTCGGCATCACCCTGGATCTCTACAGCCACGTCATTCCCGGGATGCAGGAGGACGCCGCCGCGATGGTCGATCGCGCGCTGTCGGCAGCCCGTGACAAGTCGAAAAGGTAG
- a CDS encoding tRNA-uridine aminocarboxypropyltransferase — MSDQSNPQAGAEAIPECPHCGKPLPLCICDSITPIESKISLLILQHPQEQDRALGTARLTALHFKDAVVKIGLSWPSLSKALGRKVDDPSRWAVLYLGSAKVADLDTDAEIVAINRKGEVEPHQRAILSDIEGIVLLDGTWSQAKALWWRNAWMLKCQRVILGPKRPSRYGKLRKEPRRDGLSTIEAAGLLLAGLEKRPEIAEALNASFDRMLARYREVQAEVPELAPKPKKRDYRRRKRG; from the coding sequence ATGTCAGACCAATCCAATCCCCAGGCCGGCGCGGAAGCGATCCCGGAATGTCCGCATTGCGGCAAGCCGCTGCCGCTCTGCATCTGCGACAGCATCACGCCGATCGAGAGTAAGATCTCCCTTCTGATCCTGCAGCATCCGCAGGAGCAGGACAGGGCGCTCGGCACCGCGCGGCTGACGGCGCTGCACTTCAAGGACGCGGTCGTCAAAATCGGCCTGTCCTGGCCGAGCCTCTCCAAGGCGCTGGGGCGGAAGGTCGACGATCCCTCCCGCTGGGCGGTGCTCTATCTCGGCTCCGCCAAGGTCGCCGACCTCGATACCGATGCCGAGATCGTGGCGATCAACCGCAAGGGCGAGGTCGAGCCGCACCAGCGTGCCATCCTCTCCGACATCGAAGGCATCGTGCTGCTCGACGGCACCTGGAGCCAGGCTAAGGCGCTGTGGTGGCGCAACGCGTGGATGCTGAAGTGCCAGCGGGTCATTCTGGGTCCGAAGCGCCCGTCGCGTTACGGCAAACTCCGCAAGGAGCCGCGCCGCGACGGCCTGTCCACCATCGAGGCCGCCGGCCTGCTGCTCGCCGGGCTCGAGAAGCGGCCCGAGATCGCGGAGGCGCTCAACGCCAGCTTTGACCGCATGTTGGCACGGTACCGGGAAGTGCAGGCGGAGGTGCCGGAACTGGCACCAAAGCCGAAGAAGCGGGATTATCGGCGGCGCAAGCGCGGGTAA
- a CDS encoding efflux RND transporter permease subunit — translation MASISEPFIRRPVGTTLLAIGLFLVGIVAYVFLPVSAVPNVDFPMIRVSATRPGADPSVMASTVAAPLERRLGQIAGLDQITSTSSLGTTSIQLQFSIGRNIDRAARDVQAAINASLADLPSDLPSLPRFRKANPAAAPVFVLALTSKTLTTSAMYDVADTVIAQRISQVPGVGEVNVTGADQPAVRIALNPVALSNAGIATDDVRLAIINANPLGPVGIFNGGRQSETISTNKQMRTAAEFRDIIIKSSAGNFVRLADIAEVEDSVRNSRSIAWFNKQPAVLIQITKQGDANVIDTVDRVRALLPELKQWLPGGVEISTLVDRTGTIRASVLDMQYTLLATAFLVMVVVFAFLRRLTPTIAAGVSVPLALAGTCAGMWLAGFSIDNLSLMALAISVGFVVDDAIVMIENMYRNLEHGMAPYPAALEGAKQIGFTVLSISLSLIAAFTPLIFMDGIVGRLLREFSLTLTFAIVVSTVVSLTITPMICAHYIKEATSDRATWFDRLVEGTLSRIVSFYTWTLRAVLGFPFLTLLVFFATIALTVVLYIKTPKGYFPTDDSGLVIGATRASPDTSFQAMLGLQQQLADIVMADPAVAAVGSSLGGTAGPGGGGSNRGTMFISLKPPEERAGMSTAQVIDRLRKDLYRVAGIRLFMFAAQDIRTGGRQSDSDYQYTLSSTNLELLQKWAPLVAKRMETVEGITDISSDRDPGGLQLSLVIDRKTASSLGVRVQDIDNALNNAFAQRQISIIYTQRNQYMVVLEIDPKFQSDPANLERIFVAGANDAQVPLSAVVRYQRGLSPLAVYHSQSFPSTTVSFNLLPDVPLEVATSNIQRAVEELHMPEGIRGSFDGSAGDFNKTSGRQPLLILGALVAMYIVLGVLYESLAHPITIISTLPSAGLGALLALQVTNTPLTVIAFVGIILLIGIVKKNGIMMVDFALDAERHRGLSSAEAIFEACRARFRPILMTTMAALFAGIPLVIATGPGTELRRPLGITIIGGLLVSQILTLYTTPVIYLLIDRLRQRSRPAAIAAPAE, via the coding sequence ATGGCATCGATCTCGGAGCCCTTCATTCGCCGGCCGGTTGGCACCACACTGCTGGCGATCGGGCTCTTCCTGGTCGGCATCGTCGCTTATGTCTTTCTGCCGGTCTCGGCGGTGCCCAACGTCGACTTTCCGATGATCCGGGTATCCGCCACGCGGCCCGGCGCCGACCCTTCCGTGATGGCCTCGACGGTTGCCGCACCGCTGGAACGCCGGCTCGGCCAGATCGCGGGCCTCGACCAGATCACCTCGACCAGCTCGCTCGGTACCACCAGCATCCAGTTGCAATTCTCGATCGGCCGCAATATCGACCGCGCCGCGCGCGACGTGCAGGCGGCGATCAACGCGTCACTGGCGGATCTGCCGAGCGACCTGCCGTCATTGCCGCGCTTTCGCAAAGCCAATCCCGCCGCCGCCCCGGTGTTCGTGCTGGCACTGACGTCGAAGACGCTGACGACGAGCGCAATGTACGACGTCGCCGATACCGTGATCGCGCAGCGTATCTCGCAGGTGCCGGGCGTCGGCGAAGTCAACGTCACCGGCGCCGACCAGCCCGCAGTGCGCATCGCGCTGAACCCAGTGGCGCTATCGAATGCCGGTATTGCGACCGACGACGTGCGGCTCGCCATCATCAACGCCAATCCATTGGGACCGGTCGGGATCTTCAACGGTGGTCGCCAGAGTGAGACGATTTCGACCAACAAGCAGATGCGCACCGCGGCCGAATTCCGCGACATCATCATCAAGAGCTCCGCCGGCAATTTCGTCCGCCTCGCCGATATCGCCGAGGTCGAGGATTCCGTCCGCAACAGCCGCTCGATCGCCTGGTTCAACAAGCAACCGGCGGTGTTGATCCAGATCACCAAGCAGGGTGATGCCAACGTGATCGACACTGTCGATCGGGTGAGGGCGCTGCTGCCGGAACTGAAGCAGTGGCTGCCCGGCGGCGTGGAAATTTCGACCCTCGTCGACCGCACCGGAACGATCCGCGCCAGCGTGCTCGACATGCAGTACACGCTGCTGGCGACGGCATTTCTCGTCATGGTGGTGGTGTTCGCGTTCCTGCGGCGGCTGACGCCGACCATTGCGGCAGGCGTTTCCGTGCCGCTCGCGCTGGCCGGCACCTGCGCCGGGATGTGGCTCGCCGGCTTCTCGATCGACAATCTGTCGCTGATGGCGCTGGCGATCTCGGTCGGCTTCGTGGTCGACGACGCCATCGTGATGATCGAGAACATGTACCGTAACCTCGAACATGGCATGGCGCCTTATCCGGCGGCGCTCGAAGGCGCCAAGCAGATCGGCTTTACCGTGCTGTCGATCAGCCTGTCGCTGATCGCGGCCTTCACGCCGCTGATTTTCATGGACGGGATCGTCGGCCGCCTGCTGCGCGAGTTCTCACTGACGCTGACCTTCGCGATCGTGGTTTCAACCGTCGTGTCGCTCACGATCACGCCGATGATCTGCGCGCATTACATCAAGGAGGCGACGTCCGATCGCGCGACCTGGTTCGACCGCCTGGTCGAGGGCACGCTGTCGCGCATCGTTTCCTTCTACACCTGGACGCTGCGGGCGGTGCTCGGCTTCCCGTTCCTGACCCTGCTGGTGTTCTTTGCCACCATTGCGCTGACGGTGGTGCTCTACATCAAGACGCCGAAAGGCTACTTCCCGACCGACGACAGCGGCCTTGTGATCGGTGCGACACGCGCATCTCCCGATACCTCGTTCCAGGCAATGCTCGGGCTGCAGCAGCAACTGGCCGATATCGTGATGGCCGATCCGGCGGTCGCCGCCGTCGGCTCTTCGCTCGGCGGCACCGCCGGGCCGGGCGGCGGCGGCTCCAACCGCGGCACCATGTTCATCAGCCTGAAGCCGCCGGAGGAGCGGGCCGGCATGTCGACGGCGCAGGTGATCGATCGCCTGCGCAAGGATCTCTATCGGGTCGCCGGTATCCGCCTGTTCATGTTCGCGGCGCAGGACATCCGCACCGGCGGCCGGCAAAGCGATTCCGATTACCAGTATACGCTGTCCAGCACGAACCTCGAGCTCCTGCAGAAATGGGCCCCGCTGGTCGCCAAGCGCATGGAAACGGTGGAGGGCATTACCGATATCTCCAGCGACCGCGACCCCGGCGGGCTGCAATTGTCGCTGGTGATCGACCGCAAGACCGCTTCAAGCCTCGGCGTTCGCGTCCAGGACATCGACAACGCCCTGAACAACGCGTTCGCGCAGCGGCAGATTTCGATCATCTATACCCAGCGCAACCAGTACATGGTGGTGCTGGAAATCGACCCGAAGTTCCAGAGCGATCCCGCCAACCTCGAGCGGATCTTTGTGGCCGGCGCCAACGACGCCCAGGTGCCGCTATCGGCCGTAGTGCGCTACCAGCGCGGCCTGTCGCCGCTTGCGGTGTACCACTCGCAATCGTTTCCCTCGACGACGGTCTCGTTCAATCTCCTGCCCGATGTGCCGCTGGAGGTCGCGACCTCCAATATCCAGCGCGCGGTCGAGGAACTGCATATGCCGGAGGGCATCCGCGGCAGTTTCGACGGCAGTGCCGGCGACTTCAACAAGACCAGCGGGCGGCAGCCGCTGCTGATCCTCGGCGCGCTGGTGGCGATGTATATCGTGCTTGGCGTCCTCTACGAGAGCCTGGCGCATCCGATCACGATCATCTCGACCTTGCCGTCCGCAGGCCTTGGCGCGCTATTGGCGCTGCAGGTGACCAACACGCCGCTGACGGTAATCGCTTTTGTCGGCATCATTCTGTTGATCGGCATCGTCAAGAAGAACGGCATCATGATGGTCGATTTCGCGCTGGATGCCGAGCGCCACCGCGGCCTGTCCTCGGCGGAGGCGATCTTCGAGGCGTGCCGCGCCCGCTTCCGGCCCATTCTGATGACGACGATGGCGGCGCTGTTTGCCGGCATTCCGCTGGTCATTGCCACCGGCCCCGGCACCGAGCTGCGCCGGCCGCTCGGCATCACCATCATCGGCGGATTGTTGGTTTCGCAAATCCTGACGCTGTACACCACGCCGGTGATCTACCTCCTGATCGACCGGCTGCGGCAACGATCCCGGCCGGCCGCAATCGCCGCGCCTGCCGAATAG